Genomic segment of Octadecabacter arcticus 238:
CGTGAGCATTACATTACCAAACTGCGGAATTTTAAAATTTCTAAAGTATGTGAATGGCTTGTAATAGCGGACATTGATGAGTTTTGGTTCTGTAGAGACGGCAGAAAAATTTCAGATGTTCTCGGAAATATGGATTATCAGACTGAAATTATATACACTAGTTGGTCAGTTTTCGGTAGCAACGGCCATTTAAAGCATCCCGCAAGCGTTCGAACAGACTTTGTCATACGACAGGAGAGATCACCAGCGCAGGCTCGCGGTGAACGCAAATGGATCTGCCGCACAAAGGCGTTGAGACAAGAAAAGAATGTTGGCGTACACCACATCAAAAACGCATGCTCAGGCAAGACGATTACTGATAACGACACCTTCCAACTGAACCACTACCAGATTCAAAGCGAGGAATTTTTTACTATACTCCCGCGCCTGAATTGACCTGAGGTTTTCCCCTCAAATCACTTTGTATTCCTTGAGCGATATGACGCGGAAGTTGTCGGTGACGGTGTCGCGGAACTCTGGCCATTTTTCTGGCAGGGTCTTGCGGAAGAAGTCGAAAATGGCCTCTGTGAATTGGTTGAACGTTGCATAGTGCCGATTGTGGGTGACCCATTTGTGCATAACACCCCAAAGACGCTCGATCGGGTTGAGGTGCGGGGCATATGCTGGCAAGAAATGCAACTTCACCCGACGTTCTGGGCTGTCCAGCCATGGCTGTAGTATCTTGGCATGATGATAGCGGGCATTGTCGACAAAGACGTGGATGGCCGTCTTGGTTTGGTTGTTGCGTTCCAACTTTTCCAGCATCTGTCGGGTTGTCTGGGCATTGATCTTCTCGCCTTCCACAAAGGTGAACTGGAAAGTCTCAAGGTCAAGCGCGCCCTGAATGTTGAGCCGCTTGCGCCCTGATGTCGCCTTCAGGGCCGTCTTTTGTCCCTTGGGGAACCAACCATGGGCGGGGCGGCTCTGGTGTTCGGGGTGGACAGCGTCCGAAAAGACAACCATCTCATCTGCGGCCAACCCGTTCATCAGGGCCTCATATTTGGCAATAAACGCAGCCTGCTTGGCTTCATCGGCCTGTGCAGGCAGCAATTGTGGTTTCTTATACGCGAACCCCAGGCGGCGCATCAGCTTGGCGGCTCCCGACGTGCTGTAGTTTTGGTCGCACTCGGCTAGAACATAGGCACAGACCTCATCGGCATTGCGGGCAGGCTGCGCGGTGAAATGGGCTCTCACCGCCTGCTCTTGCACGACGGACAAATGACCCTGACGCTGGCTGTAGTCCTTCAGACCGAAAAACGATAGTCCCGCACCGGCAAAGGCAAATCGCCACTCCGTCAAAACTGTCGGGCCAATATCCAAAATCCGGCAAACCGTTCCGGCGTCTTCTCCTGCGTCCCAAAGAAGAAACGCGCGCGCCCGTTTCCAAACAAGGGCGTCAACTTTGCGGCGGCGGCAAAGCGCTTCAAGTGCTATGCGCTGCTCGTCGGATAAGGAGACTGTTTTGTATTGCTTGCTCATAAACTCAAAATACAGACTGAACCGCCTTTGGCCATGCGACGAAGTGAATCGCAGGCCCAAAATCGTCAGGTCAATTCAGGCGCAGGAGTATACTACACAAAGGCTTATCCCTTTTAGTCCGGTTGCCCCACATGTTGACGCGGCGCAGAATCTTGCCCTTGTGGCTTTAGAGGCGGATCGGATCAGTTTGTAACGTCTGGTGGGTTTATAGGGCGTGGCTTTTGCCGTGAACGAGGCCCTTCAGGCGCGCTGTTCAACAAAATCACGATATGTCGCTGGCCCGAGACCAACACCGATCCCCAGCAGCGTGTCGAAGGCGCTTCGCATGTGTCGCCGTCGGTTCCAGCGGAACACGAATTCGTCGAGATAGCGTTGTAGATGGCACTTTCTGAGGCCGTGGAAGACGCCTTTTGCCCACGTTTTTAGGTTGGAGAACACGCGGTGGACCCAGTGGAGTATGTCGTGTGCCTTCTTGCCGCTGACGACCTTTGCCTCATGCGTGTTTGCAGGAGGATTTTCGTAACCGAGCCAGCCATCCGTGATGATGTGAGCGCCAGGCTCTACAGCCTGACCAATGAACCCGTGCAGCGTCTTTGACGCGCCGTCGGGAATGTGTTTCATCCTGATACGGCGCGGATGTCCGTCACTTGATAACTCGACGGCACAGACGACAAACATCTTTCCAACCGGGCTCCGCCCACCCTTTGGCCGGTCCTCGGGATCATGCCGGGACCGGAACGGCATCTCTGTTTCATCGATTTCGACAAGGTCTTTCAGGGGGTTGCGGTCAGGGTTGACCATCGACCGCCGCAGCTTTTGCAAGAGGAGGTCGCCGAGAAGCGCCATCGGTCCGAGCGACGATGGCGACCCGTCTTGTAGCTGCCAAGGCCAAGTTGCGCCTGAAGTTGCAGCGCTGACATGCCGTTGGAATGGCTGGTGATGATGTGCGCGGCAAGAAACCAAATTCGCAACGGCAAATGGCTGCTGTGCATTACCGTGCCAGCCGTCACGGATGTCTGCCGTGCGCAACCGGCACATTCCCAAGTCGCGCGATTTCGCTTTAACGGCCAGCCCTTGCAGGTGCCACAGGAAGGACAGACGAAGCCCTCAGGCCAACGATGTTCCACCAGATAATGCGAACACGCTTCCTCATCAGAAAACCTGGCGTCGAACGCGGGGCGGGACATGGGTTTGTCGTTTTTCCATCTGGCTGGCATGGGAAGAACAATACCAGAACATTCTAGATTGGCAAGCCGCTTCGCACTACATCAGGTGCCGCCGGAGCAAAGGGGATAAGCCTTTACTACACAAATGACGCGGGGCGACGCAGCCAAAACTGAACGACTACCGGCTGACGCCGGTAGGTTCCCTTTTTGAATGTAATTCAAGATACTGAAGTATGACAGCGTCAGTGACATTGCCGCTGGTTGTTGAGAAAAATCCGCGAGCCCAAAACCGCTGGCCCCAGTACCGTTTGCGCAGTTCGGGAAACTCGCGCTGTATCTTATAAGACGAGCATCCCTTGATCCGCATCATCACCTTTGACAAAGCTATCTGAGGCGGGACCGATATGAACATGTGGACGTGATCGGTCGACAATACGCCCGTCTCAATATGCACGCTAAGTTCTTGGCATGTTTGGATAATGATTTCACGGATACGCTCACGCATTTCACCGCGCATAACTTTGTATCGGTATTTTGTTGTCCAGACGACGTGAAATCGGTGATAAAATTTGGTGTGGCTTCCTGTGGAATAGATCATAATCTTCCCTCTCATTTTTAAGACCCTTACCGCTTCGCGGGGTCTTAAAAATGAGAGGGAAGATTATAGTACATTACGCTAAAGCGGACCGGCTGGAAGCCGGTGGCTTTAATCCCGTTTGTGGAAAGTAAATGGAACGAGATGCGGACGATGGAGTATTTTAACTCGATTGATCGCCTTGCAACGATTGAAGATCGAGTGCTTGCAAATATGGTAATTCATTCGAGGTAGGGGTAGAAAAATATGGCTGCTTTCACAATTTAATCTTGATTTCTAAGTTTTCGTCTGTTGCTCTGATTAAAAACAATGCCCCTGAACAATATAAGCTCTTTGCCGACTTTCGCTGCACTTGCACAGATCGTTCAAAAACGACCCTTTTTTGAACGCAATATCTGAAGCTGACATTGATGCGCTTGCGGCGAACTCACACTTGGTCCGCAAAACAGACCCTACCCCGCGCTTTGGCGTTCGATATAGGCGCGCATTTCTTCGGCTTCTTGGCGCGCGACGCGCAGCCCGTCCATGGCGGCGCGCAGTTCTGCTTCGGTCTGGCTAAGCTGGTTGGTGATCTCTGCCTCGCGTTGCTGCAAATAGGTGATCGCCTGATCGCGGGTTTCCTCGGCTTCGTGCAACGACTGCGCCATGCGGTCCAGTTCACCGACCTCGGATTTGGACACGCGGGTGAACCGGTTGATCAGCCAGCTGGCAAACCAGCCCAGACAAAAGGCCACAAACAGGATAATCGCCGTGGCGACAATAAATTCGGTTCTGTTCATTCTGTTGCGTCCTCTGGTGCGGCGTCTTCGTCTGGTGTGGCATCTTCACGTGCTGCGTCTTCCGCCGCGGCTTCTACTTTGATCTGGTCTAAACCCGTGAGTTCTTCGGTACTTTCAGGCACGATCAAACTGAATTCAATCCGACGGTTCGCTTCACGGCCATCGGCGGTTTCATTGTCGGCAATCGGGTCCGCTTCGCCGTAACCCACAGACCGGAAACTTGCCACAGGAACCCGTCGAACCCGCAAACCGTCAAGAACCGCGTCGGCCCGCTGTTGGCTCAGGCGTTGGTTGCCATCTTCAGACCCTTGGCTGTCTGTGTAACCCGCGATCTCGATCCGCAAATCGGCGCAGCGTTGAAGGATTTCTGTGATGTCATCCAGAATTGCAGCGCCCGCCCCAGCGATCCGCGCTGAGCTCGGTTCGAAGGTAATCTTTCGGGACTCAGTCACATTCATGATCTGGTCCAGACATTCTTCGGTGGTCGGAAGCGCCGCAATCGGGTCGAGTGCTTCTACGTAGGTGACGCTGACCTCGAACTCCTCAGCCTCACCCAACTTTTCGATCAGCAAGCGGGTAATTTCGCCACTCGCATCCGGTAAGCCAGTGTTACCACGCACGACGATGTTGGCAGGTTCAACAATGACGGACCCGTTAGACAGCTGCGACAGCGCCTCGATTCCGGCCAGCACCCGAATCGGCCAACTGTTGGGCAGCCCGTCCACAATCCGCGTCGCCATGGAAACATCAGCCGATGCAAATTTGGCATGGGCGAAATTTTCCGCCGTGGAATTCAGCAGTTCAGTCGAAATACGGCCGCGCAGTTGCACCAACCCTTCGGGGCTTAACGTTGCGATAAATTGTGGCGGGCCTGCGCCATCTTGCTCAGGCGTCGCGGGTAAAATCGCCTCTAGGGCAAAGATTTCCGGCAACGCATTCTCAAGCTCGCCAGCGACCCGATCAAAATTGCCTGCGACGGTGCCCGCGTTGGCAACCAAAATGATATCGGCGTCAGAGATCGTGACGGTGCCCCCCCCCAAGTCATCCAGCGCCGCAATCGACATCGTTACCGCATCAGCCCAGCGCGTCGTCGGGGCGCCAAGTGCAACCATGCATCCGATCTCACCTTCGACACCGACGGCCTGTGCTGCCGCGATAATGCGCAGTTCAGCGGCCGTCGTGTCAGCGACACAACTGTCAAACCGTCGGCCATTTTCGTCAATGATAAAGCGCGTCAAAAACGGCGACATAACGGGGCGCGGCGCCATTATATTTAGCGTGATCGTCACGCCGTCAGGACTAGACCGGCGCAAGCTGGTTTCCAGTTGGGCCTTTTGTTCCGGTGAATCTGAAATGGCTTCTACAGTGACCACGCCTGCTCGCACAGAAATCTTGGAGCGCGGCAGTTGGCGCAACGCACGAAGCGAAAATGCGACCGCGCGGTCCCACCCGTCTGGAACTTCGTAATCTGCTGTCGCAAGGAAGTCAGCGAAGTTGCTGTTTTCGCCCGCCATGTCAGTGAGCGTTTCAGTGAGATCGTCGCGGTCCGACGATGCGGGAATCAAGCCGATGATCGAAATGCCACTGTCATTGCGCAAAATTTCCAACGAGAATTCCGGCGCCACGATGCTTGCACTGTCCTGCACGGTCATGTTGTCAATCACGCGACTTGCGTCGACCATGCCGCCTGCTGTTGAAATGGCACGAAACCGCATGGCTTCGTTTGGGGCCTCGCCTTCAAGAATTACTTGTAACCCATCGCCCAGAACAGACGCAAAAGCGTGGCCGTTTTCATCCAGCGCGACGCCGACGGCTTCGACAGATCGGGTTTCCACGGCTGTCACCACGACACGCGCCGCAATACTGCAAACGATGACAGCAAGGCAAAACGCCACGAGTCGAATAAAAAGGGCAGAGAGGCGCATGAAGGCGTTCCTGAACGGTGTAGACCAGTGCTTAGGCCGTTGTTACGTCAGGTTCAATCACACGAACAGCGCTACGGCGAAAAATGGCAGAGGGATGAGGCCCGCATCGCGGTTGGATCGAAACAATCGCAAAAGTTTGCTGCTGTCGTCTGCGTCAAATCCGCGTTGCTGCCATGCAAGGTGCCAGCCCATCGCCCACGGCCCGCCCAAAGCGACAACCAACGCCAAGACATTGGCATTCATCCCCGCGAGGATCACCGCCAGACCCAAAAGGCAAACCGTCGCGACCATGAAATACCGCAACCACAGTGGCGTCGCATCCCCAAACAAGCGCGCTGTTGATTTCACGCCGATCAGCGCGTCATCTTCCACGTCTTGATGCGCATAGATCGTGTCATAAAACAGCGTCCACGCAATCCCCGCGAGGTACAGCGCGACCGCAGGCCAGCCCAACGACCCCGTGTGCGCCGTCCATGCCAGCAAAGCGCCCCAATTAAATGCCAGACCCAGAAACACCTGCGGCCACCATGTAAACCGTTTTGCGAACGGATAAATCGCCACCGGAAGCAACGCGAGAATCCCCAAAAGCACCGCATTGGAATTAAACGTCAGCAGGATCAGCAGCGCCAAAAACGATTGCAATGCCATCCACACCAGCGCTTTTCGCACGCCAATTTGCCCCAACGGGATCGGGCGATTCGCGGTGCGCGACACTGATCCGTCAATGTCGCGGTCGGTGATGTCATTCCATGTGCACCCCGCCCCGCGCATCAAGAACGCGCCGATGGCACACCCGATGGCAATCCAAAGATCAAACAGACTGGCGCGGCCAGTGTGTAACATCGCGAGGGCCAAGCTCCACCAGCACGGCAACAACAAAAGCCACGTCCCGACGGGGCGGTCCGCACGGGAAAGTCGCAAAAAAGGTCGCGCGCGCGCCGGCGCGTAGCGATCAACCCAGTTTCCTGTCACCGCATCAGCGATTTCAACCTCTGGCGTCCGGTTGGCGTCGGTCATATATTCACCCTATGGCACGAATTAGACTGTATGTAGACCACCCTTTGGGCCCGCAAGAAAGGGTCGCTCTTTCGCGGGAGCAGGCGCATTACCTCTTCGGGGTGATGCGGTTGGACGTGGGCGCGGATGTGTCCCTGTTTAACGGGCGCGACGGGGAGTGGCACGCGCAAGTTGCGGCCGCATCCAAAAAGAACGGCGTGCTGGATTGCATCGTGCAAACCAAGCCGCTGCAATTGCCGCCGGACCTTTGGCTGGTCTTTGCCCCCATCAAAAAAGACCGCACATCATTTATCGTCGAAAAGGCTGCCGAACTTGGCGCGGCGCGGATTGTGCCGGTGCAAACGGAATACACCCAATCGGCCAATCGTGTGCGCCAAGACAGGCTGCAGGCCCATGCGCTTGAAGCGGCGGAGCAATGCGGTGGAACTTATGTGCCTGAGGTGGCAGAGATTCAGAAGTTCGCAAAAATGTTCAACAGGTGGGACCCGACGCGGCGGATCTTGTTTTGTGACGAAACGATGGTCGGCCAAGGAGCTGTGATACCAACAGGTGAAGGACCTTGGGCAATCCTGATCGGGCCGGAGGGTGGGTTTTCAGACAAAGAACGTGAACGTTTGAACGGGATGGCCTGCGCGCACGCCATAAGCCTTGGGCCGCGAATCTTGCGGGCTGATACGGCGGCAGTCGCGGCAATGACGCTGTGGCAACAGGCGTTGGGGGACTGGACGTGAGATTCGTTCGCATCACACCGCCTGACGTTCAACAGGTTGCAGCATTCCCGCGCGATCGGTCGGACTACGTTAAGTTTCCGCTCAATAACCTGACCCGATTTGGGCTGGACGGCATCGACAACCTTGCGCCTCGCATGTGGCGCAACGGGGACGGCGCACTCAGCGATGTTCTTAGCGTTACCAAGACGGGCATGGTGATGCCCTATCTGCCATCGGGTGATTTTGACGCCGCAGCGGACGCCGTGACGGATCGCATCAGTCGCGAAATGGCGGAAAACTACCGCGAGATTTTGATGGATGGTGATACGCCCGTCGCCGCGACCGCCTTTAATGCCGCCCTGCCACAAATCGTCCGGATCGGCGCGGTGTACACACCGCCTGCCCTGCGCGGCAAAGGTCATGCGCGGCGCGCGCATCTGGCACAAGCCCGCACCACTGGCGTACGCCGCGCGACCCTGTTCGCAAGCGCCCAAAATGCCATCGCTGCCTACACAGCGGTCGGCTTCAGACAGATCGGGGATTGGGTCCTCGCTAT
This window contains:
- the tnpA gene encoding IS200/IS605 family transposase — encoded protein: MIYSTGSHTKFYHRFHVVWTTKYRYKVMRGEMRERIREIIIQTCQELSVHIETGVLSTDHVHMFISVPPQIALSKVMMRIKGCSSYKIQREFPELRKRYWGQRFWARGFFSTTSGNVTDAVILQYLELHSKREPTGVSR
- a CDS encoding GNAT family N-acetyltransferase, yielding MRFVRITPPDVQQVAAFPRDRSDYVKFPLNNLTRFGLDGIDNLAPRMWRNGDGALSDVLSVTKTGMVMPYLPSGDFDAAADAVTDRISREMAENYREILMDGDTPVAATAFNAALPQIVRIGAVYTPPALRGKGHARRAHLAQARTTGVRRATLFASAQNAIAAYTAVGFRQIGDWVLAIFKTPQVVP
- the ubiA gene encoding 4-hydroxybenzoate octaprenyltransferase, giving the protein MTDANRTPEVEIADAVTGNWVDRYAPARARPFLRLSRADRPVGTWLLLLPCWWSLALAMLHTGRASLFDLWIAIGCAIGAFLMRGAGCTWNDITDRDIDGSVSRTANRPIPLGQIGVRKALVWMALQSFLALLILLTFNSNAVLLGILALLPVAIYPFAKRFTWWPQVFLGLAFNWGALLAWTAHTGSLGWPAVALYLAGIAWTLFYDTIYAHQDVEDDALIGVKSTARLFGDATPLWLRYFMVATVCLLGLAVILAGMNANVLALVVALGGPWAMGWHLAWQQRGFDADDSSKLLRLFRSNRDAGLIPLPFFAVALFV
- a CDS encoding 16S rRNA (uracil(1498)-N(3))-methyltransferase; amino-acid sequence: MARIRLYVDHPLGPQERVALSREQAHYLFGVMRLDVGADVSLFNGRDGEWHAQVAAASKKNGVLDCIVQTKPLQLPPDLWLVFAPIKKDRTSFIVEKAAELGAARIVPVQTEYTQSANRVRQDRLQAHALEAAEQCGGTYVPEVAEIQKFAKMFNRWDPTRRILFCDETMVGQGAVIPTGEGPWAILIGPEGGFSDKERERLNGMACAHAISLGPRILRADTAAVAAMTLWQQALGDWT
- a CDS encoding IS630 family transposase, translated to MSKQYKTVSLSDEQRIALEALCRRRKVDALVWKRARAFLLWDAGEDAGTVCRILDIGPTVLTEWRFAFAGAGLSFFGLKDYSQRQGHLSVVQEQAVRAHFTAQPARNADEVCAYVLAECDQNYSTSGAAKLMRRLGFAYKKPQLLPAQADEAKQAAFIAKYEALMNGLAADEMVVFSDAVHPEHQSRPAHGWFPKGQKTALKATSGRKRLNIQGALDLETFQFTFVEGEKINAQTTRQMLEKLERNNQTKTAIHVFVDNARYHHAKILQPWLDSPERRVKLHFLPAYAPHLNPIERLWGVMHKWVTHNRHYATFNQFTEAIFDFFRKTLPEKWPEFRDTVTDNFRVISLKEYKVI
- a CDS encoding OmpA family protein, producing the protein MRLSALFIRLVAFCLAVIVCSIAARVVVTAVETRSVEAVGVALDENGHAFASVLGDGLQVILEGEAPNEAMRFRAISTAGGMVDASRVIDNMTVQDSASIVAPEFSLEILRNDSGISIIGLIPASSDRDDLTETLTDMAGENSNFADFLATADYEVPDGWDRAVAFSLRALRQLPRSKISVRAGVVTVEAISDSPEQKAQLETSLRRSSPDGVTITLNIMAPRPVMSPFLTRFIIDENGRRFDSCVADTTAAELRIIAAAQAVGVEGEIGCMVALGAPTTRWADAVTMSIAALDDLGGGTVTISDADIILVANAGTVAGNFDRVAGELENALPEIFALEAILPATPEQDGAGPPQFIATLSPEGLVQLRGRISTELLNSTAENFAHAKFASADVSMATRIVDGLPNSWPIRVLAGIEALSQLSNGSVIVEPANIVVRGNTGLPDASGEITRLLIEKLGEAEEFEVSVTYVEALDPIAALPTTEECLDQIMNVTESRKITFEPSSARIAGAGAAILDDITEILQRCADLRIEIAGYTDSQGSEDGNQRLSQQRADAVLDGLRVRRVPVASFRSVGYGEADPIADNETADGREANRRIEFSLIVPESTEELTGLDQIKVEAAAEDAAREDATPDEDAAPEDATE
- a CDS encoding glycosyltransferase family 92 protein, translated to MNPRREHYITKLRNFKISKVCEWLVIADIDEFWFCRDGRKISDVLGNMDYQTEIIYTSWSVFGSNGHLKHPASVRTDFVIRQERSPAQARGERKWICRTKALRQEKNVGVHHIKNACSGKTITDNDTFQLNHYQIQSEEFFTILPRLN